The genomic region TACCAAATACACGCAATTTGGTTATACCGTTTGTCGATTTCTGTTGAGGGAATAACCTGCAAACCCCTTCCGTCTTTGACCGAAAGTTATTCTGTCTTGGCAAATGCTTGGCTCTTGTACAGGAGGATTGACCAATCTAATTCAAAATGAAAATGTTGATGACCTTTTTAAGAATCCTTATCCTCAAATTCAGCATCATCGATCTTCTTGTTCAGCTCCAAGTTTGAGATGGTCATGAGCACATGGCCTGTCTCGTACTTGCTCTGACCTTCTTCTTCCCGAACGGGCTTACTGCTGAAATCGCCACTGATGGCCTTGGGCATTTTGAACCGTTTGAAATCGGCCTCAAACTCCATGGAAGTAGGAATGAACTGGTCGGCAGAAGCATAGCTGTTGGTGTATTTCACCGTTCCTTCCCGCTTCAGCGTCAATTCTGAAAGGTGAATGCGGTTGTCGTCTTTCCCGATCAGCAGTTTCATCAGCACCAGGTCCTCGCTGTTGTTGGGAATGATATTGATGACGTTGCAATCGATCCCGTTCACAGTTGCCGTACCCGCGAAAATGGCCATGTAGGCCGATTCATCACTCAGAATCTCCAACTGAGAGAACGGGTTCTGTTTGGGCAGGAAGATGAGTCCTTTGGTACGAACACGGAACTTATCGGGCTTCTTGTAGATCATCTTGCCCGATATGCGGTCGATGGCCACTCCGGGGATGTCGAATTTCATTTCCACATCGCATTTCAGGTCATGGATGGCATCGAACCTGCTACGGACCTTTTCCAAAATGGCATTGGCATCCTGCGCAAAACCTGCGTGCCACAGGACAAGCAGCGATAGGGTGATGATCGTTCTCATTGAATGATGTCTTTATGATTGAAGTGATATTGGGTAATGCCAAAAAACAGGGCGGAGTGAAAGAGTAGAACTCCTGCCGACCGCATGATCTCGGCCATGGGCACGGGGTCGGAGAACAATCTGCGCCATAGGTGCATGTGATTGGTAAAGAGAAATGGCAGTATCGGGTCGAAAAAACTCATCTCGAAACTGCTGATGACGGTAAATGCGATGATCACCACCATGGTAAGAACAATGGGACCCACGCTGTTTTCCGAAAAGGCCGAGAACATCAGCGAAAGCGAAGCCACCGTGGTAAGACTGATGAACGCAAAGAGAAACGCTGCGATGAACCGCCAGAACAGATCGGCATTGCGCAGTACCACCAATCCGTCCGCATTCAATACCAACAGGTCGCCAGGGCCGAATACGACCAACGAAACCCCGTAAGCGAAGATTCCCAACAGGAGGAGAATTCCCAGCACGTAGAGCATGGCCGTTATCCATTTGTAGGTGATGAATTTGAAGCGGCTGATGGGTTTGGTAAGCGCATAACGCAAGGTTCCCATGGCCGATTCGCCCGAAATGAGGTCGCCTGTGACCAATGCCACCAGCAGCGGCAGTTGGATGATGAGCGTTTGCAGAATGATGAAACAGATAAGATTTCCGTTGATGATGGTTCCCTCCAGCGAGAACACCTGATCGAAACTCTGGAAAAGCAGGTCGATGTATTCGCTGCCCGTAAAGTAGAACGAAGTGTCGATAAGCACCACCAACGCCACAATGGAAGCCATGCCGATATAACTTCTCGGGCGGGCAAATGCTTTGATGATCTCTGCCTGTAAGATGCGGATCATGCTGCCGTGAGTTTGAGAAAGTAGTCTTCCAGTTTCCTTCGGTGATCCAGTCGGTAGATCTTCCTCTCGGCATGGATCAGTTTTTCCACCACATGCGGTATCTGTTCCACATCTGCCTGAAAGATCAACGTCTTCCCATCCAAGGTCGGTTCGTAACCGAGACTCTTCAATGCTACGTTGGCCGCCACTTGGTCGTCCGTTTCCACGCTTACGGTCACCGTGTTCTTGGCAAGCAGTTCAGAGACCTTACCCTGTGCCACACATTTCCCGTGGTTGATGATGGCCATGCTGTCTGCCATTTCCTCAATTTCAGAGAGAATGTGCGAAGAGATGATCACGGTTTTCCCGAACTCCTCCTTCAGTCGGATGATGAGCTGGCGAAG from Flavobacteriales bacterium harbors:
- a CDS encoding ABC transporter permease subunit: MIRILQAEIIKAFARPRSYIGMASIVALVVLIDTSFYFTGSEYIDLLFQSFDQVFSLEGTIINGNLICFIILQTLIIQLPLLVALVTGDLISGESAMGTLRYALTKPISRFKFITYKWITAMLYVLGILLLLGIFAYGVSLVVFGPGDLLVLNADGLVVLRNADLFWRFIAAFLFAFISLTTVASLSLMFSAFSENSVGPIVLTMVVIIAFTVISSFEMSFFDPILPFLFTNHMHLWRRLFSDPVPMAEIMRSAGVLLFHSALFFGITQYHFNHKDIIQ